A region from the Naumannella halotolerans genome encodes:
- a CDS encoding RNA 2'-phosphotransferase: MTVGDVDLSRAASHAFRHEPWVYELELDEEGWVPVDQLLAALNEKGGAWRSVGRPALRQMLRSATKRRHELRDDRIRALYGHSVPGRIQREEAAPPGLLFHGTAPETWRQLQINGLLPMGRQFVHLSVDRETAASVGGERVPIRSFFPLAPAAVLSGAKVYQGNELVWLADAVSAQFILPTT, from the coding sequence GTGACCGTTGGAGATGTCGATCTGAGCCGAGCTGCTTCTCATGCGTTTCGTCACGAACCTTGGGTCTATGAGCTCGAGCTTGACGAAGAGGGCTGGGTGCCGGTTGACCAACTGCTTGCAGCCCTGAACGAGAAGGGTGGCGCTTGGCGGTCGGTGGGCCGACCGGCGCTGCGTCAGATGCTGAGGTCTGCGACTAAGCGCCGCCACGAACTTCGTGACGACCGCATTCGGGCGCTCTATGGTCACTCGGTGCCGGGTCGGATCCAGCGCGAAGAAGCGGCTCCGCCCGGACTGCTGTTCCACGGCACTGCGCCGGAGACATGGCGGCAACTACAGATCAACGGCTTGCTCCCGATGGGGCGTCAGTTTGTGCACCTCTCAGTGGACCGGGAGACCGCTGCATCGGTCGGTGGAGAAAGAGTTCCCATCCGATCATTTTTTCCATTGGCTCCTGCAGCAGTGTTGTCCGGCGCAAAAGTCTACCAAGGAAACGAGCTTGTCTGGCTGGCTGATGCCGTCTCGGCGCAGTTTATCCTCCCAACAACGTGA